From Paenibacillus sp. V4I7, one genomic window encodes:
- a CDS encoding ABC transporter ATP-binding protein: MSEGMSVTNLRLKYPGEDAPLLFQGVSFSIELGEKVLLLGPSGCGKSTLLQVLSGIVPDIVEIPLKADDIQTPSSSGYVFQDPETQFCMPYVDEEIAFVLENLQVPREEMPARIAYYLELVGLQLRDTHTLIGNLSQGMKQRLAIASVLALEPEVLFLDEPTALLDEEGTEQVWETIRRISAEKTLVIVEHKISGILGFIDRLIVMSPDGGLLADGSPQEVFEAYKQQMIDYGIWYPGVWDDNGMELTSGNKTEDKKASVIQTAVPVMTLRDFVGLRGGQIKTSVDNLSVYPGDWITVVGANGAGKSSLLLAIMRLIPTHGSCWIEGVKGSKVEQLAEQVGFVFQNPEFQFVTNSVEEELAYSLPEAEQGQEVQWAAIELLLREYDLLALRKRHPFQLSMGQKRRLSVASAMVRGPRILLLDEPTFGLDARGTLHILQQLERLRASGTVIVMVTHDPEIVKRCATRVWQVEAGYVEEWPAGKLPASAAHAPEGAPLLCK, encoded by the coding sequence ATGAGCGAAGGAATGAGCGTTACGAATTTAAGGTTAAAATATCCTGGAGAAGACGCCCCCCTGTTATTTCAGGGGGTTTCCTTTTCGATTGAGCTTGGAGAGAAGGTACTGCTTCTAGGGCCGAGCGGCTGCGGTAAATCAACCCTGCTTCAAGTGCTAAGCGGTATTGTGCCTGATATTGTAGAGATTCCGCTCAAAGCAGATGACATTCAAACTCCAAGCAGCTCTGGCTATGTCTTTCAAGATCCGGAGACGCAGTTCTGCATGCCTTATGTGGATGAGGAAATTGCTTTCGTCTTGGAAAATTTACAAGTCCCTCGTGAGGAGATGCCTGCTCGTATCGCGTATTATCTGGAGTTGGTGGGACTTCAACTTAGAGATACCCATACCCTGATTGGGAATCTGTCGCAAGGGATGAAACAGCGGCTGGCTATTGCGAGTGTGCTCGCACTAGAGCCGGAAGTGCTGTTCCTTGACGAGCCTACGGCGCTTCTGGATGAAGAAGGTACTGAGCAGGTATGGGAAACGATTCGAAGGATTAGTGCTGAGAAAACACTGGTTATCGTGGAGCATAAAATAAGCGGCATCCTAGGATTCATCGACCGCTTGATCGTCATGTCACCAGATGGAGGACTGCTTGCGGATGGCTCGCCTCAAGAGGTATTCGAAGCTTACAAACAGCAAATGATCGACTATGGGATCTGGTACCCTGGTGTTTGGGACGATAATGGGATGGAGCTAACGTCTGGGAACAAAACTGAGGACAAAAAGGCCTCCGTCATTCAGACTGCGGTGCCGGTCATGACCCTTCGCGATTTTGTAGGGTTACGCGGAGGGCAGATCAAGACCTCTGTGGATAACTTGAGCGTCTATCCGGGCGACTGGATTACCGTTGTCGGTGCCAACGGCGCTGGCAAAAGTTCGCTGCTGCTAGCGATCATGCGGCTCATTCCGACCCACGGCAGCTGCTGGATCGAGGGGGTTAAGGGCAGCAAAGTCGAGCAGCTTGCGGAGCAAGTCGGCTTTGTGTTCCAGAACCCCGAATTCCAATTCGTCACGAATTCGGTGGAGGAAGAGCTTGCCTACTCCTTGCCGGAGGCGGAGCAGGGGCAGGAGGTGCAGTGGGCGGCTATAGAACTGCTGCTTAGGGAATACGACCTGCTCGCGCTGCGCAAGAGGCATCCCTTTCAGTTGTCGATGGGCCAGAAGCGACGCTTAAGCGTGGCATCCGCGATGGTGCGCGGCCCCCGCATTCTGCTGCTGGATGAGCCCACCTTCGGGCTCGATGCGCGCGGTACGCTGCATATCTTGCAGCAGCTGGAGCGGCTGCGAGCGAGCGGAACTGTGATCGTGATGGTTACGCACGATCCGGAGATTGTGAAACGCTGCGCCACTCGCGTTTGGCAGGTTGAAGCAGGATATGTGGAGGAATGGCCAGCTGGGAAGCTGCCGGCCTCCGCCGCACATGCTCCGGAAGGAGCTCCGCTGCTATGCAAATAA